In Sciurus carolinensis chromosome 4, mSciCar1.2, whole genome shotgun sequence, the sequence TGAGAGCATAGCAAAGCCAAGTGAGAAGTAAGGGGTcataattaaaagttaaatgataCATTCAGGAGACCCAGGTGGACATTGCTCTAAACCTAGAAGATAGATTCACACATAGgctccaggaaaaaaattttaagtagattTTAAGAAGGGTCAGACTGAGAATAAGAGACATTCTCTTTGGgtcagattagacaaaggaatTTCCTATGAACAAGTTTCCAGGGAAATCTAAATCTCTGCTCAATATTTCTCAGCTCTGCTCTGCTTCTAATCACTAGTTTTTCTCCTTCTCAGCTTCACAGGCACTAGAAGTTAACAATGAAAAACCACTCTGTGACTGAATTCATCCTACTGGGACTAACAGATATCCCAGAGCTTCAGATTATCCTTTTCATATTCCTCCTCCTCACATACATGTTCAGCATCATTGGGAATCTGATCATCATCATCCTCACACTGCTGGACTCCCACCTACAGactcccatgtatttcttcctccgGAATTTCTCCTTCCTGGAAATTTCCTTTACCTCCATTTTCACGCCTAGGCTGCTATTCAGCATTTCAACTGGGATTAAGACTATCAGCTCTGCTGGTTGCTTCACTCAGtatttctttgccattttctttggGGCCACTGAGTTTTACCTTCTGACTGCCAtgtcctatgaccgctatgtggccatctgcaaaccccTGCATTATACCACCATCATGAACAGCAGGGTCTGCATCCAGCTAGTACTCTGCTCATGGCTGTGTGGCTTCCTGATCATCTTGTTCCCAATCATCTTGACCAGTCAGCTAGAATTCTGTGGGTCCAATGTGCTGAATCACTATCACTGTGACTATGGACCCCTCATAGAAATTTCTTGCTCAGACACAAGTCTACTGGAACTGTTAGACTTTTTCTTAGCTGTTCTGACACTGTTTGTCACCCTGGTGCTGGTGATCCTCTCCTACACAAACATCATCAGGACCATTCTGAGGATCCCCTCCGCTCAGCAGAGGAAAAAGGCCTTTTCCACATGTTCTTCCCACATGATAGTCATCTCCCTCTCTTATGGAAGCTGCATCTTCATGTACATAAAGCCTTCAGTGAAAGAAGGAGTTGCCTTCAATAAGGGAGTAGCTGTGCTCAATAATTCAGTTGCCCCTTTACTGAACCCATTCATTTACACTCTGAGGAATAAACAGGTAAAACAAGCCTTCAAGGAAATGGCcagaaaaattgtacatatttattcatttgaataaaagaggaaaataataatgttagactgtgtacACAAAATAACTGACTGAAAACTATTTTGCCCATCATGAATCTGATGATCAGCTGAATGATCAAGTCTGTCTTCCCACAAGGAGGTCTTGAGCTCATCAATAATTATCAGAGCTGGgtgtggagctcagtggtaataACTTCACTAGGATGTCTAGAACTGAAAAAGTAATAGTAATTGTTTTATTATCAAAATTTGTAAATACATTGTGTCAGAAATGATTGGCTACTTCTCAAAAGAGATTACTCATAACCTATGCTAAAAATTAATCCACCAGAATACCTTTTCTAAGGTTCCAAACaactttttttctgaagtttCTCCCTTTGATGACTCTAAAGATGGCCTTGTTCTGCCATCTCCTACAGAAAGTATTTCCTATGGTACAGTATTAGGTGTCATGAGTATCCTTAAGGACATTTCTGGCTGTCTTTATTTGAAATAAGAATGAAAGGTGTTAAGTGGAATCATCTTGACTCCATTGAAAAGGAGGCCCAGAAAAGAGAAATCTTAGGCAATGTTGACAATGATAAAAATCCACTAAGACTGGAGTATGAAAAAGCTGTGCCTGTTGTTTATAGGATACATTTACAGATGATTCTGAGAAAATTAGGGGAATATTAAGGATGCCACACCATAGTCTATTAACCCTCTCCACAGCTCCCTGTATTGAAGGTTCCCTGGTGCCCCTCTGACCTTACCAGTCATTGTGGGAATGGTAGACTCCTGTCTTCTATGCTTAGTGGAGACACCTGACAGCTAACACTTCAGACCTCATTATTCCCAGCTCTGTGACCACTTCTCCCACCATCACCCTTCGTGCCTTAGAGCCACCATTGAACCTTAGTGCCCCTCTCACAATCCTAGTCCTCATGTCCCTGGAGAATGTAGGGCCTCCCcttgaacaaatatttgaagagtCTTATGAtcttacattttcattcattcctttgtcaTCTTTCAGGCTAACCAGGTGTTCACACATCAATGATTGTTGGACACTGCTTCTCCCAGGCTCTACGAGACACCCTAGCCATGAACTGAGGCCCTTGCCCAGATGTTAAATCCCACATATTGAGAAAGTCTCCCATGTCCATACATTCAAGCTCAGCCAGTTTTACGTGCCTGACCCCTAAGCAATGCCTACACATTTAACTACAGCCAGGACAAGTTGTCTGGTGATTACAATTCTTTCACCTACACTACATGAGGTTTCACCCTAATATATCAGCCTAGCATCTAGCAAAGGAGGCGGGAACAGCTCCTGAGGGAAGCCTCTGCTCTCTTGCATAGGATAAACCTCTGAAACCCCTTCCAGCTATCCCTTACTAAGGAAGAGTGAGTCAGATCTCAATTCAAATTGTTCATAGGggctaaaaatgtgaaaatattcagACACCCATCCAGATGTCCCTTTCCCGTAGCTCCAATCCCAGGTTTCCCCCATCGGGGTCCTGAGCTTTATAACACACCTACCCTGCTAAGAATTCACAGATTTCTGGGGCTCAATGACCATAACCAGTAGATCAACATGCCACTCAACTCCATCTGTCCTTACACTACAGGAGATAAATCCCTCCATTGAAAGTTATAGCAAAGTCCCTCCGGCTCTCACAATTAGCTACTTACTAGTCCTTAGACTCCCAAATCCCTCTTCAGGGCATCGATAAAACTTAGCAGCAAATATTCATCTACACTTCATAGTCTTTTATTCCCTTGTATTTTTCATCATTACTCCTACCACTTCATTCTCCCCGACCCACTGAGTCATTTGTCTCAAAAAACAACCATGAAATCTTTACCAACTGAGTCACCATATTGCACACACGATAATACCAACTCATCGTTAAGggatttttaaatactttggtcACTGAAATTATTCATAGCAACATCAAGAACTAAATTAAGCTTAATTCCTGACTACATAGACTTAATCCACCAAAAATCAACATCACAAGAGATAATGTATGCCCTTTTCCTGGTATAAATACTATTTAGCTCACTCGAAATTATACACTTCTAtccaacatgaaataaaatattacaccacacacaaacaaatcAAAAGGAAACAACTCATCAGCAAACATAAAGCACTAAATACAACTCCACTCAGGACAGATATTCGAATCGTCATACAGGAACTATAAAATGATTGTGATGACTATGATAAGTGATCTAGTGCTGGGCTGGGGTAgtttctcagtggtaaagcacttgcctagcgtgtgtgaggcactgggttagaccctcagcaccacgtaaatataagtaaataaaataaaggtattgtgtccatctacgactaaaaatatttttaaaaaaaacatctAGTGAACAGGGTAGACATCATGCATGAACACTTTGGAATTTCatcagaaagaaattattttttagagaGTAATGGGATGATAGAACTAAAATAAACAGTAATAAAATTAATGTCTGTAAAGTCTCACCAGTCTACTATGGGAAcagaacaatgaaacaaaattagatccaaattaaattgaaatatgaaaaagagaagGGGCAAAAAAGCAGCCCACTCCAGAGTAATAGGACACTATCGAACATGCAAAATATATGCAATCTGAGTTCCAGAAGAAGAGAGCAAGAATGAGGGGgcgctggggttgcagctcagtggtagagtgcttgcctagcatgtgtgaagtcctgggtttgatcctcagcaccacataaaataaaataaagctattgtgccacctacaactaaaatatatatttttaaaaatgagaatacaaAGCATATTTTCTGAGCAGAAACATAGATGCCAAAAATGTTCCCTACCTGGAGGCACTAGAAGAGAATCAATCCCCTTGTTCTTTTCAACTTCAAGTGCAGCGTACCTAACATTCCTTGAACTGTAGCCCCTTCATCCAACCTCAATGCCCGAAACAGcatcttcaaatctctctctGACTTCATCATCACACTACCTTCACTGTGAGCAAATATCCCATTGCCTCCCTCTTAAAGGGACACTTGTGGTTACATTTAGGACCCATCTGGATAAATCCAAGACAAcctctcaagatccttaactttcTTCATTAACAAAGTCCCTTTCaccatataaattaaaattaataggtTCCACAGATTAGGATGTTTATAACTTTAGGGACCACTATTTAGTCTACCATGAGTACTGATCACATTAAGCCACTAAATTGCATAGGGGTGGATAGAAAATGTAGTCCCTCCTAAGGTGCATTTCCCATAAATAACTCTTCACTATGGAAGTAGCAGCAGGACAGTTAGTTGTCTCTTCCATGTTCCTCCATAAGGTTGTCATAAAAATTAATGGAGACAATATGTATAAAATGCTTAGCATAGTGCCTGCGACATAGTAAATCCTTGATATATTGTATCAATATTTTTAGACACATActcaatcataaatttacatatttattgatacatctaatttattttttttcctttctgcttcccagtcacGCATCTTGTGCACCCCTAGGACTTGCTCACATTTATTCAGATAGTACCAACCTGATGTATAGAAACCTTGGCTCTCAAGTGATTCTAGGCATCTTTAGGGAAGGCTAATCTGCTTATTTCATTCCTCACAAGGTTTAGTACCAGGTTTGTCCCATGCTATCCAGGACACTTTATTATGTGTGGATTATGTTTTtaagaatgcaaaaataaatttgtcctctgttaaaaaaaatgaggagaaaaaatatttgaagtgaaaCAGACCATTTTCCAATCATAACAATAATTTCAGACCCCAAAACCCAGAAAACCCAAAGCAGGGTAGCAGGATCAATACCACATGTACACACTTGCTCAGATACATATAATCAAACTGATGaaaatcaggaataaaaaatGTATCTTAAAGTCATTCAAAGAAACTGCATACAAAGGAACAAATACAATAATTGTAgcatatttctcaaaagaaattacagaagCCAAAAGACAATGGACTAGCAGCTTTTAAATACTATTAGGGGGAGTCTTTTAACCCAGAATTCTACACCCAGTGAAAACATCTTTCAAAATTAAGGTAACAAAGctttaatctctaggatatacagagaactcaaaaaatgaacatcaaaaaaaataaataacccaatcaataaatgggcaaaggaactgaacagaagaaatatgcatggtcaagaaatatatgaaaaaatgttcaacatctctagcaattagagaaatgcaaatttctctgagctgggcacagtgacacatgtcctataatcccagcggcttgggaagctgaggcaggaggatcctgagttcaaagccagccccagcaatggcaaggcaccaagctactcagtgagaccctgtctctaaataaaatacaaaataggactggggatgtgactcagtggttgagtgcccctgagttaaatccctggtgcaaaaaaaaaaaaaaaaaacgaaaaaaaaacctgcactgagattccatctcactccattcagaatggtaattatcaagaatacaagtaacaataaatgttggtgaggatgtggggggaaaggcacactcatattctgctggtgggacttcaaattggtgcaaccactctggaaagaagtatggagattccttagaaaacttggaatggaaccaccatttgacccaattatcccacccctcagcttatacccaaaggatctaaaatcagcatactatggtgatgcagccacatcaatgttatagcagctcaattcacaatagccaagctatggaatcaacctaggtgcccttaaacagatgaatggataaagaaatggtggtttatatacagaatggaatattactagaccataaagaagaatgaaattatggcatctgccagtaaatagatggaactggagtaTATCATgatcagtgaaataagccagtcccaaaaaaccaaaggccaaatattctctctgatatatggatgctaacccataacaagagAGGGTAGAGAAGGGacaaatagaagttcagtggattagacaaaggggaatgaagggaagggaataggaaagactatagaatgaaccagacataactttcctatgcttatatatgaatacacgaccagtgtaactccacatcatgtacaaccacaagaatgggattcaaATTAGAATAGGTTGCAATATccatctactgtcatgtatatctaaaaacaacaaatttaaaaatcaaagttaaataaatagtttggaagcaaacaaaaactgaggGGAAACATCTTATCAAAAAATCTATGTGAAGAAccacaagatggcagactagagaaaAGCTGTATTTCTTGTCACTCAATGATCCAGGATTCAAGCATCCTGAATACTACTTctcattcaaccactgagctagatccccagcccttttattttattttgagagagtgtcttgctaagttgctgaggctgactttgaacttgcaattctcctgcctcaatctcccaaattgctgggattacaagcatgaagcaccacacccagcaagattCATCCATGTCTTTGTATGTATTAACAGTTGTTGAgttttttcccaaaattatttctaaatagtgTTCCACTATATGGCTACATTACAGTTTGTATATTCATTCACCAGATGAAggacatttggtttgtttccagtGTGTAGCGATTATAAGTAAAGCTGATCTACATATCTGCATAAAGGTGTTTGTGTAAACATTAGCTTTGCCTTTTGAGGAGATGTGAGACTTCTGGGTCACCTGACACATCCAGTTTACCTTTATAAGAAATTGTCAAACGGCTTCTGATTTTCAAAGTGACTGAATCATGTGTAATATATGTTCCAGTCATTTTTGCATCCTTCCAGCAACCGATTTTTTTCGGTCACTCTAATAAATgtggtattatttttttaaaaaaaaaaggactctaCACTACcagatattttaaaggaaattcttcaaGTAGAACAAACATAACAGAAATTTGAATCCGCACACAGAAGATTGCTAGGATTGGTAAAAATGAAAGTGACTATAAACgacattatctcatttttaatCACTTTTGAAAGACattgaattataaaacaaaaatattctcctACAGTGAGGAGTTAATAgcatgtaaaataatatatatagtaaCACTAGTACAAAACCAgtagggaaaaatggaaaaacggGGTTGTAAAATTCATACACAACATGTGAAGTAGTATAAcattatttaacattatttaaagcacattgttttataatattaaaaataatattgtaccataatcttatatttagaaaatctaaaGACCATCAAAGTACTATCAggattaataaacaaatttgataacATTGCAagattaaaaaatcaacatacaaaaaccaaTTACATTTCTAGCCACAAACATTAAATACCTGAAAGAAAACCTaggaaagcaatcccatttacaatataAGTGTGTAGAATTGAAattattagtgtatagaaatataattgacttttgtatgtcgataaaaataaataaaatacttagaagtacATTTAACTGAGGAGGAGAAACATCGATACACTGAAAACTTCAAGAAATTGATGAAAGACattgaaaaagacacaaataaagagaaagttaTTCTGTGTTCTTTGATAGGAAGAACTAACCAcgttaaaatgttcatactacctAAAGATTCAATACGGTATCTATTCatattcaaatgatatttttcacataaatagaaaaaaataatcctaaaatttatatgggaCCAAAAAAGACCTCAAATTGCCAAAACAAGGTGAAGCAAGAACAGGGCTGGGATATTGCTCCATACAcgagcacttgcctggaatgcaCGCAGCCCTGGATACACAGCCAGCACCTCAAGAGGAGGAGAAGCGGGAGACAACCGGCGAGCAtctgcttcctgatttcaaactACATACAAAGCCTTCATAATCAAAAGAGTTTGTACTGGAATAGCTACATTAGgcaaatggaacagaacagagcttagaaataaacccacacatacACAGTCAAGTAATCCTCCACGAGGGTCCCAAGAATGCACAATGGGGAAAGGATAGTCTCTTTAACACATGGTTCCGGAAACcatatattcatatgcaaaaaaaaaaaaaaaaggaaattggatTCTAATCttataccatacacaaaaatcagcACAAAAATGGATTCAAGATTTAAACATTAGACCTAAAAacataaaactcttagaaaaagCATGAGAAATATCTCCATGACATTGATCTTGGCATTGAGTTTTTTGATATGACATCAAGAGCACAAGCAACCAAAGCACCAACAAACAAGTAAGACTACagcaaactaaaaagtttctgcagagcaaaggaaacaattaaaaactgataaattgaGCTGGTTGCAGGTGCACAAACCTagaatcccagcggcttgggaggctgaggcaggaggatcacaagttcaaagccagcctcagcaacttagcaaggtcttaaacaatttagcaagacctggcctcaaaataaaaaatataaaaagggctggagatgtggcttagtggttgagtgccccagggttcaatcccagtagcaaaaaaaaaaaaaaaaagtaagtcagCCTGcgaaatcagaaaaaatatttccacacCATATACCCAATAAAGGGTTAATAGCCAAATGTATAAGGAATTCATTCAACTCAATAACAAAACACAACAACCAAAAACCCACTATTGATGGAATGTTAATGTGTACAGCCATTATCAGCATTTCTATTATGGAGAAcatatggagactcctcaaaaaactgaaaattgaaTTACAACATGTTCTAGCAACCTCACTTCAGGCataaacacaaaggaaaatgaaatcaggatGTCAAAGAGGTATCTGCACTCGCCTGTTAattgcagtattattcacaatagccaacgtTTGAAATCAATCTATCAGTGGATGT encodes:
- the LOC124983365 gene encoding olfactory receptor 6C4-like — translated: MKNHSVTEFILLGLTDIPELQIILFIFLLLTYMFSIIGNLIIIILTLLDSHLQTPMYFFLRNFSFLEISFTSIFTPRLLFSISTGIKTISSAGCFTQYFFAIFFGATEFYLLTAMSYDRYVAICKPLHYTTIMNSRVCIQLVLCSWLCGFLIILFPIILTSQLEFCGSNVLNHYHCDYGPLIEISCSDTSLLELLDFFLAVLTLFVTLVLVILSYTNIIRTILRIPSAQQRKKAFSTCSSHMIVISLSYGSCIFMYIKPSVKEGVAFNKGVAVLNNSVAPLLNPFIYTLRNKQVKQAFKEMARKIVHIYSFE